One genomic region from Phragmites australis chromosome 1, lpPhrAust1.1, whole genome shotgun sequence encodes:
- the LOC133895338 gene encoding uncharacterized protein LOC133895338 isoform X1, producing the protein MKSFPVSGGRSVSLTLFSDVSNSRELLDLMQSGKLEPEVAFLNASLVPDVFPVLAAAHKALLSKARESLTTRTLHSELVYNYSGSKHITESLKRCGISDDTTYILAARFDASDEEMKAVKKLIRGTKIDLAALETRANQPQILKHYKITPQELSISTLPDAIVCRIAARDAL; encoded by the exons ATGAAGAGCTTCCCGGTGTCCGGAGGCCGCAGCGTCTCCCTCACCCTCTTCTCGGATGTCTCCAACAGCCG GGAGCTCCTCGACTTGATGCAGTCAGGGAAGCTGGAACCGGAGGTTGCTTTCCTCAACGCATCGCTG GTGCCGGATGTGTTCCCCGTTCTTGCGGCGGCGCACAAGGCGCTGCTGTCGAAGGCGAGGGAGTCACTGACCACAAGAACTCTGCACTCCGAGCTCGTCTACAACTACTCCGGATCGAAGCAT ATAACGGAGTCCCTGAAGCGATGTGGCATATCTGATGACACGACATACATCCTTGCTGCTCGTTTTGATGCTTCCGACGAGGAG ATGAAAGCAGTGAAGAAACTCATCCGTGGCACTAAGATTGATCTAGCAGCATTGGAAACAAGAGCAAACCAGCCACAGATCCTGAAG CACTATAAAATAACTCCCCAAGAACTATCAATATCTACACTTCCCGACGCAATTGTATGCAGGATTGCTGCTCGTGATGCCCTCTGA
- the LOC133895338 gene encoding EKC/KEOPS complex subunit CGI121 isoform X2, whose translation MKSFPVSGGRSVSLTLFSDVSNSRELLDLMQSGKLEPEVAFLNASLVPDVFPVLAAAHKALLSKARESLTTRTLHSELVYNYSGSKHITESLKRCGISDDTTYILAARFDASDEEMKAVKKLIRGTKIDLAALETRANQPQILKDCCS comes from the exons ATGAAGAGCTTCCCGGTGTCCGGAGGCCGCAGCGTCTCCCTCACCCTCTTCTCGGATGTCTCCAACAGCCG GGAGCTCCTCGACTTGATGCAGTCAGGGAAGCTGGAACCGGAGGTTGCTTTCCTCAACGCATCGCTG GTGCCGGATGTGTTCCCCGTTCTTGCGGCGGCGCACAAGGCGCTGCTGTCGAAGGCGAGGGAGTCACTGACCACAAGAACTCTGCACTCCGAGCTCGTCTACAACTACTCCGGATCGAAGCAT ATAACGGAGTCCCTGAAGCGATGTGGCATATCTGATGACACGACATACATCCTTGCTGCTCGTTTTGATGCTTCCGACGAGGAG ATGAAAGCAGTGAAGAAACTCATCCGTGGCACTAAGATTGATCTAGCAGCATTGGAAACAAGAGCAAACCAGCCACAGATCCTGAAG GATTGCTGCTCGTGA
- the LOC133895103 gene encoding probable zinc metalloprotease EGY2, chloroplastic isoform X1, whose product MSSSPPSQAAAAYGCCHRFLLASTSVPLRSGSAGRARSITLTLRSLPLVGHRPSSRRVACQAMTETEPEGNGDDEEKEEFGTDVSSPSVDSAPEANEPGESDSNIDNKKDETTNAELLSFSDTVQNIDGDTTATNETQENVEVVEVASGSPLPGMRQQLDDSVRIPKATIDILKDQVFGFDTFFVTSQEPYEGGVLFKGNLRGKPAKSYEKITNRLQNKFGDQYKLFLLVNPEDEKPVAVVIPRQTLQTETTAVPEWFAAAAFGSVTIFTLLLRNVPVLQNNLLSTFDNLELLKDGLSGALVTGLIIGVHEIGHILAARDSGIKLGVPYFIPSWQIGSFGAITRIVNIVRNREDILKLAAAGPLAGFSLGFVLLLLGFIIPPSDGLGLVIDPTIFRESFLVGGLAKLLLGDALKEGTQLSINPLVLWAWAGLLINAINSIPAGELDGGRIAFAMWGRKISARLSGAAIGLLGISALFNDVAFYWVVLIFFLQRGPIAPLSEEITEPENNYISIGIAVLLFGLLVCLPYPFPFDPSQLTDLDFNL is encoded by the exons ATGagttcctcgccgccgtcgcagGCCGCCGCGGCCTACGGATGCTGCCACCGATTCCTGCTCGCGTCGACCTCCGTGCCTTTGAGGAGCGGGAGCGCAGGGCGCGCCCGCAGCATCACGCTCACGCTTCGCTCCCTCCCGCTCGTTGGGCACAG GCCTAGCAGTCGAAGGGTCGCGTGCCAAGCGATGACTGAGACTGAGCCGGAAGGCAATGGCGACGACGAG GAGAAAGAAGAGTTTGGAACTGATGTTTCATCACCTTCAGTTGATAGTGCTCCAGAAGCAAATGAACCTGGAGAAAGTGACTCCAATATAGACAAT AAGAAAGATGAAACCACGAATGCAGAACTGCTGAGCTTCAGTGACACAGTTCAGAACATCGATGGAGATACCACTGCTACCAATGAAACACAG GAGAATGTGGAAGTTGTTGAAGTCGCTAGCGGCTCTCCTTTGCCTGGAATGAGG CAACAGCTTGATGATTCGGTTAGGATCCCCAAGGCTACAATTGACATTCTAAAGGATCAAGTTTTTGGGTTTGACACATTTTTCGTGACAAGTCAGGAGCCTTATGAG GGTGGAGTATTATTTAAGGGGAATTTGCGTGGTAAGCCCGCCAAAAGTTATGAGAAGATCACAAATAGGCTACAG AACAAATTTGGTGATCAATATAAGCTTTTTCTTCTCGTCAACCCGGAGGATGAAAAGCCAGTTGCGGTAGTTATACCTCGGCAGACATTACAAACTGAAACTACAG CTGTCCCAGAATggtttgctgctgctgcatttGGATCAGTCACCATCTTCACTCTGCTCCTTCGGAATGTACCTGTTCTACAGAACAACTTGCT ATCAACATTTGACAACCTTGAGCTGTTGAAAGATGGACTATCTGGTGCCCTAGTAACTGGGCTTATAATAGGGGTCCATGAAATTGGACATATCCTTGCTGCCAGGGATAGTGGAATCAAGCTTGGAGTACCATATTTTATCCCTAGCTGGCAG ATAGGATCTTTCGGTGCCATTACCAGAATTGTCAATATTGTCCGCAATCGTGAGGACATACTGAAGCTAGCAGCTGCTGGACCACTGGCGGGTTTCTCCCTTGGATTTGTTCTTTTGCTGCTAGGCTTCATCATACCTCCAAGTGATGGCCTCGGTCTCGTGATAGATCCAACTATCTTTCGTGAATCATTTCTTGTTGGTGGTCTCG CAAAGCTTCTTCTTGGGGATGCTCTGAAAGAAGGAACACAGCTATCCATAAACCCACTTGTTTTATGGGCCTGGGCTGGTCTCCTGATCAATGCCATCAATAGCATCCCTGCCGGAGAGCTTGATGGTGGCCGCATAGCATTTGCCATGTGGGGAAGAAAG ATATCTGCTCGCCTCAGTGGCGCCGCCATTGGATTGCTTGGGATCTCAGCGCTCTTCAACGATGTCGCGTTCTACTGGGTGGTGCTGATATTCTTCTTGCAGAGGGGCCCAATAGCTCCTCTCTCTGAAGAAATTACAGAACCTGAGAACAACTACATCAGCATCGGCATTGCCGTTTTGCTCTTCGGCCTTCTGGTCTGCCTACCCTACCCATTCCCCTTTGACCCGTCACAATTAACCGATCTAGATTTTAACTTGTGA
- the LOC133895103 gene encoding probable zinc metalloprotease EGY2, chloroplastic isoform X2, with protein sequence MSSSPPSQAAAAYGCCHRFLLASTSVPLRSGSAGRARSITLTLRSLPLVGHRPSSRRVACQAMTETEPEGNGDDEKKDETTNAELLSFSDTVQNIDGDTTATNETQENVEVVEVASGSPLPGMRQQLDDSVRIPKATIDILKDQVFGFDTFFVTSQEPYEGGVLFKGNLRGKPAKSYEKITNRLQNKFGDQYKLFLLVNPEDEKPVAVVIPRQTLQTETTAVPEWFAAAAFGSVTIFTLLLRNVPVLQNNLLSTFDNLELLKDGLSGALVTGLIIGVHEIGHILAARDSGIKLGVPYFIPSWQIGSFGAITRIVNIVRNREDILKLAAAGPLAGFSLGFVLLLLGFIIPPSDGLGLVIDPTIFRESFLVGGLAKLLLGDALKEGTQLSINPLVLWAWAGLLINAINSIPAGELDGGRIAFAMWGRKISARLSGAAIGLLGISALFNDVAFYWVVLIFFLQRGPIAPLSEEITEPENNYISIGIAVLLFGLLVCLPYPFPFDPSQLTDLDFNL encoded by the exons ATGagttcctcgccgccgtcgcagGCCGCCGCGGCCTACGGATGCTGCCACCGATTCCTGCTCGCGTCGACCTCCGTGCCTTTGAGGAGCGGGAGCGCAGGGCGCGCCCGCAGCATCACGCTCACGCTTCGCTCCCTCCCGCTCGTTGGGCACAG GCCTAGCAGTCGAAGGGTCGCGTGCCAAGCGATGACTGAGACTGAGCCGGAAGGCAATGGCGACGACGAG AAGAAAGATGAAACCACGAATGCAGAACTGCTGAGCTTCAGTGACACAGTTCAGAACATCGATGGAGATACCACTGCTACCAATGAAACACAG GAGAATGTGGAAGTTGTTGAAGTCGCTAGCGGCTCTCCTTTGCCTGGAATGAGG CAACAGCTTGATGATTCGGTTAGGATCCCCAAGGCTACAATTGACATTCTAAAGGATCAAGTTTTTGGGTTTGACACATTTTTCGTGACAAGTCAGGAGCCTTATGAG GGTGGAGTATTATTTAAGGGGAATTTGCGTGGTAAGCCCGCCAAAAGTTATGAGAAGATCACAAATAGGCTACAG AACAAATTTGGTGATCAATATAAGCTTTTTCTTCTCGTCAACCCGGAGGATGAAAAGCCAGTTGCGGTAGTTATACCTCGGCAGACATTACAAACTGAAACTACAG CTGTCCCAGAATggtttgctgctgctgcatttGGATCAGTCACCATCTTCACTCTGCTCCTTCGGAATGTACCTGTTCTACAGAACAACTTGCT ATCAACATTTGACAACCTTGAGCTGTTGAAAGATGGACTATCTGGTGCCCTAGTAACTGGGCTTATAATAGGGGTCCATGAAATTGGACATATCCTTGCTGCCAGGGATAGTGGAATCAAGCTTGGAGTACCATATTTTATCCCTAGCTGGCAG ATAGGATCTTTCGGTGCCATTACCAGAATTGTCAATATTGTCCGCAATCGTGAGGACATACTGAAGCTAGCAGCTGCTGGACCACTGGCGGGTTTCTCCCTTGGATTTGTTCTTTTGCTGCTAGGCTTCATCATACCTCCAAGTGATGGCCTCGGTCTCGTGATAGATCCAACTATCTTTCGTGAATCATTTCTTGTTGGTGGTCTCG CAAAGCTTCTTCTTGGGGATGCTCTGAAAGAAGGAACACAGCTATCCATAAACCCACTTGTTTTATGGGCCTGGGCTGGTCTCCTGATCAATGCCATCAATAGCATCCCTGCCGGAGAGCTTGATGGTGGCCGCATAGCATTTGCCATGTGGGGAAGAAAG ATATCTGCTCGCCTCAGTGGCGCCGCCATTGGATTGCTTGGGATCTCAGCGCTCTTCAACGATGTCGCGTTCTACTGGGTGGTGCTGATATTCTTCTTGCAGAGGGGCCCAATAGCTCCTCTCTCTGAAGAAATTACAGAACCTGAGAACAACTACATCAGCATCGGCATTGCCGTTTTGCTCTTCGGCCTTCTGGTCTGCCTACCCTACCCATTCCCCTTTGACCCGTCACAATTAACCGATCTAGATTTTAACTTGTGA
- the LOC133895103 gene encoding probable zinc metalloprotease EGY2, chloroplastic isoform X3 — MATTSFPMTHQKKDETTNAELLSFSDTVQNIDGDTTATNETQENVEVVEVASGSPLPGMRQQLDDSVRIPKATIDILKDQVFGFDTFFVTSQEPYEGGVLFKGNLRGKPAKSYEKITNRLQNKFGDQYKLFLLVNPEDEKPVAVVIPRQTLQTETTAVPEWFAAAAFGSVTIFTLLLRNVPVLQNNLLSTFDNLELLKDGLSGALVTGLIIGVHEIGHILAARDSGIKLGVPYFIPSWQIGSFGAITRIVNIVRNREDILKLAAAGPLAGFSLGFVLLLLGFIIPPSDGLGLVIDPTIFRESFLVGGLAKLLLGDALKEGTQLSINPLVLWAWAGLLINAINSIPAGELDGGRIAFAMWGRKISARLSGAAIGLLGISALFNDVAFYWVVLIFFLQRGPIAPLSEEITEPENNYISIGIAVLLFGLLVCLPYPFPFDPSQLTDLDFNL; from the exons ATGGCGACGACGAG CTTTCCCATGACTCACCAGAAGAAAGATGAAACCACGAATGCAGAACTGCTGAGCTTCAGTGACACAGTTCAGAACATCGATGGAGATACCACTGCTACCAATGAAACACAG GAGAATGTGGAAGTTGTTGAAGTCGCTAGCGGCTCTCCTTTGCCTGGAATGAGG CAACAGCTTGATGATTCGGTTAGGATCCCCAAGGCTACAATTGACATTCTAAAGGATCAAGTTTTTGGGTTTGACACATTTTTCGTGACAAGTCAGGAGCCTTATGAG GGTGGAGTATTATTTAAGGGGAATTTGCGTGGTAAGCCCGCCAAAAGTTATGAGAAGATCACAAATAGGCTACAG AACAAATTTGGTGATCAATATAAGCTTTTTCTTCTCGTCAACCCGGAGGATGAAAAGCCAGTTGCGGTAGTTATACCTCGGCAGACATTACAAACTGAAACTACAG CTGTCCCAGAATggtttgctgctgctgcatttGGATCAGTCACCATCTTCACTCTGCTCCTTCGGAATGTACCTGTTCTACAGAACAACTTGCT ATCAACATTTGACAACCTTGAGCTGTTGAAAGATGGACTATCTGGTGCCCTAGTAACTGGGCTTATAATAGGGGTCCATGAAATTGGACATATCCTTGCTGCCAGGGATAGTGGAATCAAGCTTGGAGTACCATATTTTATCCCTAGCTGGCAG ATAGGATCTTTCGGTGCCATTACCAGAATTGTCAATATTGTCCGCAATCGTGAGGACATACTGAAGCTAGCAGCTGCTGGACCACTGGCGGGTTTCTCCCTTGGATTTGTTCTTTTGCTGCTAGGCTTCATCATACCTCCAAGTGATGGCCTCGGTCTCGTGATAGATCCAACTATCTTTCGTGAATCATTTCTTGTTGGTGGTCTCG CAAAGCTTCTTCTTGGGGATGCTCTGAAAGAAGGAACACAGCTATCCATAAACCCACTTGTTTTATGGGCCTGGGCTGGTCTCCTGATCAATGCCATCAATAGCATCCCTGCCGGAGAGCTTGATGGTGGCCGCATAGCATTTGCCATGTGGGGAAGAAAG ATATCTGCTCGCCTCAGTGGCGCCGCCATTGGATTGCTTGGGATCTCAGCGCTCTTCAACGATGTCGCGTTCTACTGGGTGGTGCTGATATTCTTCTTGCAGAGGGGCCCAATAGCTCCTCTCTCTGAAGAAATTACAGAACCTGAGAACAACTACATCAGCATCGGCATTGCCGTTTTGCTCTTCGGCCTTCTGGTCTGCCTACCCTACCCATTCCCCTTTGACCCGTCACAATTAACCGATCTAGATTTTAACTTGTGA
- the LOC133895103 gene encoding probable zinc metalloprotease EGY2, chloroplastic isoform X4 has translation MTHQKKDETTNAELLSFSDTVQNIDGDTTATNETQENVEVVEVASGSPLPGMRQQLDDSVRIPKATIDILKDQVFGFDTFFVTSQEPYEGGVLFKGNLRGKPAKSYEKITNRLQNKFGDQYKLFLLVNPEDEKPVAVVIPRQTLQTETTAVPEWFAAAAFGSVTIFTLLLRNVPVLQNNLLSTFDNLELLKDGLSGALVTGLIIGVHEIGHILAARDSGIKLGVPYFIPSWQIGSFGAITRIVNIVRNREDILKLAAAGPLAGFSLGFVLLLLGFIIPPSDGLGLVIDPTIFRESFLVGGLAKLLLGDALKEGTQLSINPLVLWAWAGLLINAINSIPAGELDGGRIAFAMWGRKISARLSGAAIGLLGISALFNDVAFYWVVLIFFLQRGPIAPLSEEITEPENNYISIGIAVLLFGLLVCLPYPFPFDPSQLTDLDFNL, from the exons ATGACTCACCAGAAGAAAGATGAAACCACGAATGCAGAACTGCTGAGCTTCAGTGACACAGTTCAGAACATCGATGGAGATACCACTGCTACCAATGAAACACAG GAGAATGTGGAAGTTGTTGAAGTCGCTAGCGGCTCTCCTTTGCCTGGAATGAGG CAACAGCTTGATGATTCGGTTAGGATCCCCAAGGCTACAATTGACATTCTAAAGGATCAAGTTTTTGGGTTTGACACATTTTTCGTGACAAGTCAGGAGCCTTATGAG GGTGGAGTATTATTTAAGGGGAATTTGCGTGGTAAGCCCGCCAAAAGTTATGAGAAGATCACAAATAGGCTACAG AACAAATTTGGTGATCAATATAAGCTTTTTCTTCTCGTCAACCCGGAGGATGAAAAGCCAGTTGCGGTAGTTATACCTCGGCAGACATTACAAACTGAAACTACAG CTGTCCCAGAATggtttgctgctgctgcatttGGATCAGTCACCATCTTCACTCTGCTCCTTCGGAATGTACCTGTTCTACAGAACAACTTGCT ATCAACATTTGACAACCTTGAGCTGTTGAAAGATGGACTATCTGGTGCCCTAGTAACTGGGCTTATAATAGGGGTCCATGAAATTGGACATATCCTTGCTGCCAGGGATAGTGGAATCAAGCTTGGAGTACCATATTTTATCCCTAGCTGGCAG ATAGGATCTTTCGGTGCCATTACCAGAATTGTCAATATTGTCCGCAATCGTGAGGACATACTGAAGCTAGCAGCTGCTGGACCACTGGCGGGTTTCTCCCTTGGATTTGTTCTTTTGCTGCTAGGCTTCATCATACCTCCAAGTGATGGCCTCGGTCTCGTGATAGATCCAACTATCTTTCGTGAATCATTTCTTGTTGGTGGTCTCG CAAAGCTTCTTCTTGGGGATGCTCTGAAAGAAGGAACACAGCTATCCATAAACCCACTTGTTTTATGGGCCTGGGCTGGTCTCCTGATCAATGCCATCAATAGCATCCCTGCCGGAGAGCTTGATGGTGGCCGCATAGCATTTGCCATGTGGGGAAGAAAG ATATCTGCTCGCCTCAGTGGCGCCGCCATTGGATTGCTTGGGATCTCAGCGCTCTTCAACGATGTCGCGTTCTACTGGGTGGTGCTGATATTCTTCTTGCAGAGGGGCCCAATAGCTCCTCTCTCTGAAGAAATTACAGAACCTGAGAACAACTACATCAGCATCGGCATTGCCGTTTTGCTCTTCGGCCTTCTGGTCTGCCTACCCTACCCATTCCCCTTTGACCCGTCACAATTAACCGATCTAGATTTTAACTTGTGA
- the LOC133894960 gene encoding uncharacterized protein LOC133894960 isoform X2 produces the protein MSMQRRVGMADGEARGRTLGAVIKEKDEELALFLEMRRREKERGAAAEQLLLSGHGNGAAGDGLLLLDPPPPAEPKAAAHKVTGGFRRAPGGADDFLHADGGDKNDYDWLLTPPGTPLFPSLEAQSKKSPVSQVGTPKTRPTALKSRLASHPDPLSRTNLPLRTASSNSLNSASTTRRPSSSGGLTSNSSRPSTPTGRPALTATSKGSRPSTPTSRATVPAKTGASAPRSSTPTYRSTLPSARSTTPSRAAGPASRTSAPSGRASAPASRSSTPTSRSSIPVTRSTTPSSRPSIPAQNKPTSRASTLTRQPSAPSTQHGNLAAPVRSSSISKQGSTMSKGSSPAKTAAPTPTRGSSPTVKSRPWKPSEMPGFSLDAPPNLRTSLPERPTSATRGRPGAPSSRSSSVESGPAARPRRQSCSPSRGRTLNGSVPSGSSMPAVRRSHLNGGDSVNPVQMGNKMVERVVNMRRLVPPKHDDQRSSLNSLSGKSTNSPDSSGFGRTLSKKSLDMALRHMDIRRSIPNNLRPLMTSIPASSVHSARSGSTRSRRISVSDSPLATSSNASSEPSVNNNLMCLDSIDIDDELCSDRAGPYGR, from the exons ATGTCAATGCAGCGTCGGGTGGGTATGGCGGATGGCGAGGCCAGGGGCCGGACGCTGGGAGCGGTCATCAAGGAGAAGGACGAGGAGCTCGCGCTCTTCCTCGAGATGCGCCGCCGCGAGAAGGAGCGCGGCGCCGCGGCAGAGCAGCTCCTGCTCTCCGGCCACGGCAACGGCGCGGCGGGGGACGGGCTCCTGCTCCTCGACCCGCCCCCACCCGCCG AGCCCAAGGCGGCGGCGCACAAGGTGACCGGCGGGTTCAGGAGGGCGCCCGGCGGAGCTGATGACTTCCTCCATGCGGACGGCGGCGACAAGAACGATTACGACTG GCTTCTGACACCACCAGGAACTCCACTTTTCCCATCTTTAGAAGCTCAGTCGAAAAAGTCTCCAGTGAGCCAAGTTGGAACCCCAAAGACTCGTCCAACTGCCTTAAAATCAAGG TTGGCCAGTCATCCAGATCCTCTGTCAAGAACCAACCTCCCATTAAGAACAGCATCATCCAACAGCTTGAACTCAGCTTCTACAACTCGTCGACCATCATCGTCTGGAGGGCTtacttctaattcatcaaggcCTTCAACGCCAACTGGACGCCCTGCATTGACAGCTACTTCCAAAGGTTCAAGACCTTCAACTCCCACTTCCCGGGCAACTGTACCTGCAAAAACTGGAGCTTCTGCCCCGAGATCATCAACACCCACTTACAGGTCAACACTTCCTTCAGCCAGGTCAACCACCCCATCCAGGGCAGCCGGCCCTGCTAGCAGGACATCAGCTCCTTCAGGCAGAGCATCCGCACCTGCTAGTAGGTCATCAACACCTACTTCAAGGTCATCGATACCTGTTACAAGATCAACCACACCATCATCCAGGCCATCCATACCGGCGCAAAACAAGCCTACATCGAGGGCATCAACCCTAACAAGGCAACCTTCTGCCCCTTCCACCCAGCATGGTAACTTGGCTGCACCAGTTAGATCATCCTCAATCTCCAAACAGGGATCTACAATGTCCAAAGGTTCTTCACCAGCAAAAACAGCAGCGCCAACACCTACAAGAGGCAGCTCACCTACTGTCAAATCAAGACCATGGAAACCATCTGAAATGCCTGGCTTCTCTCTTGACGCTCCTCCAAATCTAAGGACATCGCTACCAGAAAGACCAACCTCTGCCACTCGGGGTAGACCTGGGGCACCTAGTTCTAGGTCTTCCTCTGTTGAGAGTGGGCCAGCTGCTCGGCCAAGACGGCAGTCTTGCTCTCCCTCTAGAGGAAGGACTTTAAATGGCAGTGTGCCTTCAGGGAGTTCCATGCCGGCAGTGAGAAGATCACATCTCAACGGAGGTGACAGTGTGAACCCAGTTCAAATGGGTAATAAGATGGTTGAAAGGGTGGTGAACATGAGAAGGCTAGTTCCTCCAAAACATGATGATCAAAGGTCCAGCCTCAACAGCCTATCTGGTAAATCTACAAATTCTCCAGATAGCTCTGGCTTTGGTAGGACATTGTCAAAAAAGTCACTGGACATGGCACTTCGGCATATG GACATAAGGCGCAGTATTCCAAACAATTTACGGCCTCTTATGACAAGCATTCCAGCATCATCTGTTCATAGCGCACGATCTGGATCCACAAGGAGCAGACGAATAAGTGTTTCAGACTCACCTCTCGCAACAAGCAGCAATGCCAGCTCTGAGCCGAGCGTCAACAACAACCTGATGTGCCTGGACAGTATTGATATCGATGATGAGTTGTGCAGCGATAGAGCAGGACCCTATGGACGGTGA
- the LOC133894960 gene encoding uncharacterized protein LOC133894960 isoform X1 encodes MSMQRRVGMADGEARGRTLGAVIKEKDEELALFLEMRRREKERGAAAEQLLLSGHGNGAAGDGLLLLDPPPPAEPKAAAHKVTGGFRRAPGGADDFLHADGGDKNDYDWWGLLTPPGTPLFPSLEAQSKKSPVSQVGTPKTRPTALKSRLASHPDPLSRTNLPLRTASSNSLNSASTTRRPSSSGGLTSNSSRPSTPTGRPALTATSKGSRPSTPTSRATVPAKTGASAPRSSTPTYRSTLPSARSTTPSRAAGPASRTSAPSGRASAPASRSSTPTSRSSIPVTRSTTPSSRPSIPAQNKPTSRASTLTRQPSAPSTQHGNLAAPVRSSSISKQGSTMSKGSSPAKTAAPTPTRGSSPTVKSRPWKPSEMPGFSLDAPPNLRTSLPERPTSATRGRPGAPSSRSSSVESGPAARPRRQSCSPSRGRTLNGSVPSGSSMPAVRRSHLNGGDSVNPVQMGNKMVERVVNMRRLVPPKHDDQRSSLNSLSGKSTNSPDSSGFGRTLSKKSLDMALRHMDIRRSIPNNLRPLMTSIPASSVHSARSGSTRSRRISVSDSPLATSSNASSEPSVNNNLMCLDSIDIDDELCSDRAGPYGR; translated from the exons ATGTCAATGCAGCGTCGGGTGGGTATGGCGGATGGCGAGGCCAGGGGCCGGACGCTGGGAGCGGTCATCAAGGAGAAGGACGAGGAGCTCGCGCTCTTCCTCGAGATGCGCCGCCGCGAGAAGGAGCGCGGCGCCGCGGCAGAGCAGCTCCTGCTCTCCGGCCACGGCAACGGCGCGGCGGGGGACGGGCTCCTGCTCCTCGACCCGCCCCCACCCGCCG AGCCCAAGGCGGCGGCGCACAAGGTGACCGGCGGGTTCAGGAGGGCGCCCGGCGGAGCTGATGACTTCCTCCATGCGGACGGCGGCGACAAGAACGATTACGACTGGTGGGG GCTTCTGACACCACCAGGAACTCCACTTTTCCCATCTTTAGAAGCTCAGTCGAAAAAGTCTCCAGTGAGCCAAGTTGGAACCCCAAAGACTCGTCCAACTGCCTTAAAATCAAGG TTGGCCAGTCATCCAGATCCTCTGTCAAGAACCAACCTCCCATTAAGAACAGCATCATCCAACAGCTTGAACTCAGCTTCTACAACTCGTCGACCATCATCGTCTGGAGGGCTtacttctaattcatcaaggcCTTCAACGCCAACTGGACGCCCTGCATTGACAGCTACTTCCAAAGGTTCAAGACCTTCAACTCCCACTTCCCGGGCAACTGTACCTGCAAAAACTGGAGCTTCTGCCCCGAGATCATCAACACCCACTTACAGGTCAACACTTCCTTCAGCCAGGTCAACCACCCCATCCAGGGCAGCCGGCCCTGCTAGCAGGACATCAGCTCCTTCAGGCAGAGCATCCGCACCTGCTAGTAGGTCATCAACACCTACTTCAAGGTCATCGATACCTGTTACAAGATCAACCACACCATCATCCAGGCCATCCATACCGGCGCAAAACAAGCCTACATCGAGGGCATCAACCCTAACAAGGCAACCTTCTGCCCCTTCCACCCAGCATGGTAACTTGGCTGCACCAGTTAGATCATCCTCAATCTCCAAACAGGGATCTACAATGTCCAAAGGTTCTTCACCAGCAAAAACAGCAGCGCCAACACCTACAAGAGGCAGCTCACCTACTGTCAAATCAAGACCATGGAAACCATCTGAAATGCCTGGCTTCTCTCTTGACGCTCCTCCAAATCTAAGGACATCGCTACCAGAAAGACCAACCTCTGCCACTCGGGGTAGACCTGGGGCACCTAGTTCTAGGTCTTCCTCTGTTGAGAGTGGGCCAGCTGCTCGGCCAAGACGGCAGTCTTGCTCTCCCTCTAGAGGAAGGACTTTAAATGGCAGTGTGCCTTCAGGGAGTTCCATGCCGGCAGTGAGAAGATCACATCTCAACGGAGGTGACAGTGTGAACCCAGTTCAAATGGGTAATAAGATGGTTGAAAGGGTGGTGAACATGAGAAGGCTAGTTCCTCCAAAACATGATGATCAAAGGTCCAGCCTCAACAGCCTATCTGGTAAATCTACAAATTCTCCAGATAGCTCTGGCTTTGGTAGGACATTGTCAAAAAAGTCACTGGACATGGCACTTCGGCATATG GACATAAGGCGCAGTATTCCAAACAATTTACGGCCTCTTATGACAAGCATTCCAGCATCATCTGTTCATAGCGCACGATCTGGATCCACAAGGAGCAGACGAATAAGTGTTTCAGACTCACCTCTCGCAACAAGCAGCAATGCCAGCTCTGAGCCGAGCGTCAACAACAACCTGATGTGCCTGGACAGTATTGATATCGATGATGAGTTGTGCAGCGATAGAGCAGGACCCTATGGACGGTGA